Below is a genomic region from Kribbella qitaiheensis.
GCCATCGGCACTCCCGGTGGGTTCGACCCGACCACCGGCCGGTTGCGCTACGCGACCCACCTTCCCGGCTGGCATGCACCCCACCTGCTCGACGAGCTCGCCGAAGCCATCGCCGTACCGCTCGAGGTCGAGAACGACGTGAACCTCGCAGCTGTGGCCGAACGGCAGGTCGGGCACGCGCAGGACAGCGACAACTTCGTGCTGCTGTGGGGCGAGGAGGGCATCGGCGCCGCGATAGTGATCGGTGGCCGGCTGCTCCGCGGCGCGACCGGCGGCGCCGGCGAGGTCGCCTTCCTGCCACTGCCCGGTACACCGCTGGTCCGCAACGTCGGCCGCAACAACGCCGGTGGTTTCCAGGAGCTCGCCGGCGGTGAGCCGGTCCTCGAACTGGCCCGCACGCTAGGCCTCAAAGCCCGTACGCCGGAAGCCGCGATCAGCGTCGCGCTGCACACCCCCGGCGCTGGCGACACCATGCTGAACGAGTTCGCGCATCGCCTCGCGGTCGGCCTGGCCGCGATCGTCGCCGTGGTCGACCCGGAGCTGATCGTGCTCTCCGGAGGGGTGATCACGGCCGGCGGTGAGCGGCTGCGCGGACTCGTCCAGAACGAACTCGCCGAGCTCGCAGTGCCGCGACCCCGGTTGCTGATGACCGCCATCCATACCGATCCAGTACTCGCCGGGGCCCTGCAATCCGCCCTGAGCGCCACCCGCGACGCGGTTTTCGACACCGCCGGCCCGACGAGCGGGGGCAGTACCGACTAGACCGCCAGACCAGACACCTCACCCGGACAGGGAAAGCCGACCTGCGCCGGTGGATCCGCACACCCTCATGAACGCCAGATCAGGAGAATCGGAAATGCCCCGAGTTCACAGAGCCGTCATCGCCGCCGCGGCGATCGCGCTGCTCGGTACCGCCTGCACCGGTACGTCGGCCGCGCCGAAGGCCAGCGACGACGCCACCCAAGAGACCACGATCACCTTCTGGCACGGCTGGAGCGCGCCGAGCGAGGTGGCCGCCATCGATGCCAACATCAAGGCGTTCGAGGCGAAGTTCCCCAACATCAAGGTGAAGGTGGTCGGCAACATCGCCGACGACAAGATCAAGCAGGCGCTGCGCGCGGGCGGCCCGAACTCGCCCGACGTGGTGTCGTCGTTCACCACCGACAACGTCGGCACGTTCTGTGCGTCGCACGTGTTCGCGGACCTGAAGCCCTTCTTGGACAAGTCCGGTGTGGATCTGGACAAGACCTTCCCGAAGCCGCTGCAGGACTACACGCAGTTCCACGGCACCCGCTGCACGCTGCCGCTGCTGAACGACGCGTACGGCCTGTACTACAACAAGGACGCGTTCAAGGCGGCCGGGATCGCGAACCCGCCGAAGACGATGTCCGAGTTCGACGCGGCCGCGAAGAAGCTGACCAAGGTCAAGGGTGACGGCTTCTCCCAGCTCGGCTTCATGCCGAACTTCCACGGCTTCGAGTCCACCACCACGCACTTCGCGGCGCAGTGGAACCCGACCTACTTCACCGGTGAGGGCAAGTCGAACCTGGCCGCCGACCCGGCCTTCGCCAGCATGCTGAAGTGGCAGGGCAACCTGGTCAAGGAGCTCGGCGGCTTCGCCAAGCTGGAGAAGTACCGGGCCGCCTTCGGTGACGAGTTCGGTGCCAAGAACCCGTTCCACACCGGCCAGGTCGCGATGGCGATCGACGGTGAGTGGCGGCTCGGGATGGCCAAGGAGGCCGGGGTCAAGTTCACCATCGGCGTCGCGCCGTTCCCGGTCCCGGACGACCAGGCCGACAGCTACGGCAAGGGCTACCTGTCCGGCACCATCGTCGGCATCGCGAACACCAGCCAGAAGCAGAACGCGGCCTGGGAGCTGGTCAAGTTCATGACCACCGACACCGATGCCGTGGTCAGCTTCGCCAACGCGATCCACAACGTGCCGTCCACGCTGGACGCGCTGAAGTCGCCCAAACTGGTGGCGGACGAGAACTTCAAGACGTTCCTCGAGATCGCCCAGCACGAGAAGAGCAGCACCACGCCGGCCAGCTCGAACGGCGGCGCCTACCAGCTCACCCTGCAGGACTTCGGCTACGCCTTCGAGGCCGGTAAGCAGACAGACCTCGCGGCCGGCCTGGCGAAGACCGACGCGCAGGTCGACAAGGACATCGCGCAGGCGAAGTGACATGACGATCATCTCGGTAGGACTATTACGCAAGCGCCGCCGCGAACGGCTGCGCAACCTCGCTTTCCTGTCCCCGTGGCTGATCGGGGTCAGCGTCTTCTTCCTCTACCCGCTGCTCTCGACGGTCTACTTCAGCTTCATGAAGTACGACGGGTTCACACCGCCGACCTGGGTCGGGCTGAAGAACTGGACCTACGTCTTCAGCGACTACCCGTTCTTCTGGCCCGCGCTCCGCAACACCCTGTGGCTCGTCATCGTGATGGTGTCGCTGCGGGTGCTGTTCGGCCTCGGCATCGGCCTGCTGATCACCAAGGTGAAGACCGGCGCCGGATTCTTCCGGACCGCCTTCTACCTGCCGTACCTGGCGCCGCCGGTGGCCGCGACGATGGCGTTCGCGTTCCTGCTCAACCCGGGCACCGGGCCGGTGAACAACATCCTCGGCTCGCTCGGGCTGCCGCAGCCGGGCTGGTTCAACGATCCGCACTGGTCCAAGCCGGCGCTGACTCTCCTTGCCCTGTGGGGAATCGGCGACCTGATGGTGATCTTCATGGCCTCGCTGCTCGATGTGCCGATGGACCAGTACGAGGCGGCCTCGCTCGACGGCGCGGGCTGGTGGCAGCGGTTCCGGTTCGTCACGATGCCGAACATCCAGCCGATCGTGTTGTTCGCGGTCATCACCGGCGTGATCCAGACCATGCAGTACTACACGCAACCACTCGTCGCGGGAAAAGTCGCGAGCGGTGTCATCGGTGGCTCGGGGCAGCAGTTCGAGCCGGGCTACCCGGAGAAGTCGACGCTGACCCTGCCGCAACTCGTGTACCACCTGGGTTTCCAGCGGTTCGACACCGGTGGTGCCTGCGTGATCGCGCTGGTGCTGTTCGCGCTGGCGATGGTGTTCACGGCGTTCTTGATGCGCCGCGGCAGTGGCTTCCTGGCCACGGACGACTAGGGGACTGCTTGCCATGAGCAACTTACTGATCGATCGCGAGCCGGAGGTTCCGGTGGCCCCGGCCCCCGGTCTGACAGCGGCGGGACGCGCGGCACGCCGTACGAGGTTCCTGAACTGGGTCGCGGTGCACTCGTTGGCGCTAGCGGCGGCGCTGTTCTTCGTGCTGCCGTTCGTGTTCGTCTTCCTGACCGCACTGATGAGCGACCAGCAGGCCCTGACCCGCGACCTGTGGCCGGACACCTGGCACTGGGAGAACCTGCGCACGGTGTGGGACACCCCGGGCTTCCTGACCTGGTGGAAGAACACCATCCTGTACGCCGGGCTGGGTACCGTGCTGACGCTGGTCTCGAGTATCCCGGTCGCCTACGCGCTGGCCCGGTTCAAGTTCCGCGGCCGCAACTTCGCGATGCTGCTGGTGATCTCCACGATGATGCTGCCGCCCCAGGTCGTGATCGTGCCGATGTACCTGTTCTGGGCCAAGCAGTTGCACCTGTCCGGAACGTTGTGGCCGCTGATCATCCCGATGGCGTTCACGGACGCGTTCTCGATCTTCCTGCTACGCCAGTTCCTGCTGACCATCCCGAAGGAGTACGTCGACGCGGCCAAGGTGGACGGCTGCGGCGACCTCAAGGCGCTGCTCCGGATCGTGCTGCCGATGGCCAAACCAGCCGTCGCGGCGGTCGCGCTGTTCCAGTTCTTCTCTTGTTGGAACGACTACTTCGGACCGCAGATCTACGCCAGCGAGAATCCGGCCGCCTGGACACTCAGCTACGGCCTGGAAAGCTTCAAGGGCGCCCACCACACCAACTGGAACCTCACCATGGCAGCGACCCTGCTGGTGATGGCGCCGGTGATCATCCTGTTCTTCTTCGCCCAAAAGGCCTTCATCGAAGGCGTCACACTCACAGGGGTCAAAGGTTGAAACTCACAGTCGTCGGTGGCGGATCCACCTACACGCCTGAACTCATCGACGGGTTCGCGCGGTTGCGTGACTCACTGCCGGTCTCCGAGCTCGTGCTCGTCGACCCGGCGGCCGACCGGCTCGAGCTGGTCGGTGGGCTCGCACGGCGTATCTTCGCGAAACAAGGCCATCCTGGCCGCATCGTCACCACGTCCGACCTGGACGAGGGGATCGAGGGTGCGGACGCGGTCTTGCTCCAGCTCCGGGTCGGCGGGCAAGCGGCCCGGAACTCCGACGAGACGTGGCCGCTCGAATGCGGTTGCGTCGGCCAGGAGACCACCGGCGCCGGTGGCCTGGCGAAGGCGCTGCGGACGGTCCCCGTCGTACTCGACATCGCCGAGCGGGTCCGGCAGTCCAACCCGGACGCGTGGATCATCGACTTCACCAACCCGGTCGGGATCGTCACCCGCGCGCTGCTGACCGAGGGCCACAAGGCCGTCGGGCTGTGCAACGTGGCGATCGGGTTCCAGCGGCGGTTCGCGAAGTTCCTCGGCGTCACGCCGGAGGAGGTCGCGCTCGACCACGTCGGGCTGAACCACCTCACCTGGGAGCGCGGCGTCACGGTCAACGGCGAGAACGTGCTGCCGAAGCTGTTGGCGTCGCACGCCGGTGAGCTTGCCGACGACCTGAAGCTGCCGCCCGAGTTGCTGCTGCGGCTCGGCGTCGTCCCGTCGTACTACCTGCGGTACTTCTATGCCCACGACGAGGTGGTTCGCGAGCTGCTGGAGAAGCCGTCGCGCGCTGCCGAGGTGACGAAGATCGAGAAGGAACTGCTGGACCTGTACGCCGACCCGACGCTGGACGAGAAGCCCGCGTTGCTGGAGCAGCGCGGCGGGGCCTACTACTCGGAGGCAGCGGTCGCACTGGCGTCATCGCTGCTGAACGACATCGGTGACGTCCAGGTCGTCAACACCCTGAACAACGGGGCGCTGCCGTTCCTCCCGGACGACGCGGTGATCGAGGTCCCGGCGACGGTCGGAGCGGCCGGTACGACGCCGTTGCCGATCTCGCCGCTCGAGCCGTTGTACGCCGGGCTGGTCGCG
It encodes:
- a CDS encoding ROK family transcriptional regulator, with the protein product MNDRAALDLLLTQGPLSRTTLGNLTGLSKPTASQLLARLESAGLVRARGTSAGRPGPNAQLYEINGSFAYVAGLDVTPTRFRAAVADLTGKVVGTFELPTPGRSAKSTVERVVKTIDGALGEAGLDRDRLHRVAIGTPGGFDPTTGRLRYATHLPGWHAPHLLDELAEAIAVPLEVENDVNLAAVAERQVGHAQDSDNFVLLWGEEGIGAAIVIGGRLLRGATGGAGEVAFLPLPGTPLVRNVGRNNAGGFQELAGGEPVLELARTLGLKARTPEAAISVALHTPGAGDTMLNEFAHRLAVGLAAIVAVVDPELIVLSGGVITAGGERLRGLVQNELAELAVPRPRLLMTAIHTDPVLAGALQSALSATRDAVFDTAGPTSGGSTD
- a CDS encoding ABC transporter substrate-binding protein, with translation MPRVHRAVIAAAAIALLGTACTGTSAAPKASDDATQETTITFWHGWSAPSEVAAIDANIKAFEAKFPNIKVKVVGNIADDKIKQALRAGGPNSPDVVSSFTTDNVGTFCASHVFADLKPFLDKSGVDLDKTFPKPLQDYTQFHGTRCTLPLLNDAYGLYYNKDAFKAAGIANPPKTMSEFDAAAKKLTKVKGDGFSQLGFMPNFHGFESTTTHFAAQWNPTYFTGEGKSNLAADPAFASMLKWQGNLVKELGGFAKLEKYRAAFGDEFGAKNPFHTGQVAMAIDGEWRLGMAKEAGVKFTIGVAPFPVPDDQADSYGKGYLSGTIVGIANTSQKQNAAWELVKFMTTDTDAVVSFANAIHNVPSTLDALKSPKLVADENFKTFLEIAQHEKSSTTPASSNGGAYQLTLQDFGYAFEAGKQTDLAAGLAKTDAQVDKDIAQAK
- a CDS encoding carbohydrate ABC transporter permease, producing MTIISVGLLRKRRRERLRNLAFLSPWLIGVSVFFLYPLLSTVYFSFMKYDGFTPPTWVGLKNWTYVFSDYPFFWPALRNTLWLVIVMVSLRVLFGLGIGLLITKVKTGAGFFRTAFYLPYLAPPVAATMAFAFLLNPGTGPVNNILGSLGLPQPGWFNDPHWSKPALTLLALWGIGDLMVIFMASLLDVPMDQYEAASLDGAGWWQRFRFVTMPNIQPIVLFAVITGVIQTMQYYTQPLVAGKVASGVIGGSGQQFEPGYPEKSTLTLPQLVYHLGFQRFDTGGACVIALVLFALAMVFTAFLMRRGSGFLATDD
- a CDS encoding carbohydrate ABC transporter permease — protein: MSNLLIDREPEVPVAPAPGLTAAGRAARRTRFLNWVAVHSLALAAALFFVLPFVFVFLTALMSDQQALTRDLWPDTWHWENLRTVWDTPGFLTWWKNTILYAGLGTVLTLVSSIPVAYALARFKFRGRNFAMLLVISTMMLPPQVVIVPMYLFWAKQLHLSGTLWPLIIPMAFTDAFSIFLLRQFLLTIPKEYVDAAKVDGCGDLKALLRIVLPMAKPAVAAVALFQFFSCWNDYFGPQIYASENPAAWTLSYGLESFKGAHHTNWNLTMAATLLVMAPVIILFFFAQKAFIEGVTLTGVKG
- a CDS encoding 6-phospho-beta-glucosidase translates to MKLTVVGGGSTYTPELIDGFARLRDSLPVSELVLVDPAADRLELVGGLARRIFAKQGHPGRIVTTSDLDEGIEGADAVLLQLRVGGQAARNSDETWPLECGCVGQETTGAGGLAKALRTVPVVLDIAERVRQSNPDAWIIDFTNPVGIVTRALLTEGHKAVGLCNVAIGFQRRFAKFLGVTPEEVALDHVGLNHLTWERGVTVNGENVLPKLLASHAGELADDLKLPPELLLRLGVVPSYYLRYFYAHDEVVRELLEKPSRAAEVTKIEKELLDLYADPTLDEKPALLEQRGGAYYSEAAVALASSLLNDIGDVQVVNTLNNGALPFLPDDAVIEVPATVGAAGTTPLPISPLEPLYAGLVANLTAYENLALEAALKGGAERVFNALLAHPLIGQIEYANALTDKLLAHNREYLPWA